From one Marinobacter sp. LV10MA510-1 genomic stretch:
- a CDS encoding efflux RND transporter periplasmic adaptor subunit, producing MISTTPNKHRAPVILIALLLLLAGCSSGDDDKKEQADQSGQSSSRTAQIMEMTKRNIDLEKSYSAKLLSDREVVVIARVAGMLEQRHFEPGDLVEKGTSLYAIEQVVYQARVNQRKADVESAKAREYRAQQDAARFQSLVKKNAISQQDYDQAMAELRVSRANVSQAQAGLESAQVDLDYTDVNAPVSGMISLSDVNVGNVVDAGTELAIITPMNPIEVRFQLPQQQAFDLRQQRSQQQDRITATLQFPGLNKSETPPLEGQLDFLGSRVDQETSTVQARAVFDNLDNMFLPGQFVRVELQGLQRFNVLAVPAIAVTQGLMGPQVFVLDNDNKARTRSVTLGEPAGPLQIITDGLAPGDRVIVSDPGGLKAGDLIEAQPYSGDSAELSAQGDKTSAKPPAKES from the coding sequence ATGATTTCCACAACACCGAATAAACACCGAGCGCCAGTGATTCTGATTGCTCTGCTCTTATTATTAGCAGGCTGTAGTTCGGGTGACGACGATAAGAAAGAACAGGCTGATCAAAGCGGCCAGTCGTCCTCCCGAACGGCTCAGATCATGGAAATGACCAAGCGCAATATTGATCTGGAAAAGTCCTATTCCGCCAAGCTGCTCAGCGATCGCGAAGTCGTGGTGATTGCGCGCGTTGCCGGAATGCTCGAGCAACGTCATTTCGAGCCGGGGGATCTGGTCGAAAAAGGTACGAGCCTGTACGCCATTGAGCAGGTTGTTTATCAGGCAAGGGTGAACCAGCGTAAGGCCGACGTGGAAAGTGCCAAGGCCAGAGAATATCGCGCCCAGCAAGACGCAGCGCGCTTTCAAAGCCTGGTGAAAAAAAACGCGATCAGCCAGCAGGACTACGATCAGGCCATGGCAGAGCTGCGGGTATCCAGGGCTAATGTGTCCCAGGCGCAGGCGGGCCTGGAGAGCGCGCAAGTCGACCTGGATTACACCGATGTTAACGCCCCGGTATCCGGCATGATCAGCCTAAGCGATGTCAATGTTGGCAACGTGGTCGATGCGGGTACTGAACTTGCCATCATTACCCCGATGAACCCCATTGAGGTGCGCTTCCAGCTTCCTCAGCAGCAGGCGTTCGATTTACGCCAGCAGCGCAGTCAACAGCAGGACCGAATTACCGCCACTCTTCAGTTCCCGGGTTTGAACAAAAGCGAGACGCCGCCGCTTGAAGGACAGCTCGATTTTCTAGGCTCCCGAGTCGACCAAGAGACCAGCACGGTGCAGGCCCGAGCTGTTTTCGACAACCTGGACAACATGTTCCTGCCGGGGCAATTTGTGCGCGTTGAACTCCAAGGCCTGCAGCGCTTTAATGTGCTGGCCGTCCCCGCAATCGCGGTAACCCAGGGCCTGATGGGGCCGCAGGTATTCGTGCTCGACAACGATAACAAGGCCCGTACTCGCAGCGTCACCCTGGGTGAACCAGCCGGGCCTCTGCAAATCATTACCGATGGGTTAGCGCCTGGCGACCGGGTAATTGTCAGCGATCCCGGTGGCCTCAAAGCGGGTGATTTAATCGAAGCCCAGCCGTACTCCGGTGATTCAGCCGAGCTTTCCGCTCAAGGCGACAAGACTTCCGCTAAGCCCCCGGCGAAAGAGTCATGA
- a CDS encoding FdhF/YdeP family oxidoreductase, translating to MSNKNDIVTGKGPAGGWGSLKGIASISIESSASLSAADTLRRMNKPGGLMCPSCAWPKPKNYSEFEFCENGAKAVMWELTTDRCTPAFWETHTVQQLRSWTDHELEKTGRLTHPLRYNPQSDRYEETDWESAFKDIAHTLNALDPESAVFYASGHAGLEAAYLYALMARLHGNNNLPQSSNMCHETTSVGLSKVIGSPVGTIIWEDLEQADAFFFFGQNPGTNSPRFLHPLKDAKKRGAKIVTFNPIIEQGLVAFVDPQNAIDMTTGRQTKISDQYHQLSSGGDVAAIMGICKYVIEADKAAQRNGKKRIIDVAFIEEHTQGFDSFLNSVEAADWSHIEVGSGLTRQALKEAADVYIKAERVIGVYGMGLTQHTHGSVNVGMLVNLLMLRGNMGRLGAGICPVRGHSNVQGQRTVGIAEKAGLIPMDKLRELFDFNPPLKDGVNIVEMVEGLIAGSVKASICLGGNLLRAVPDQQRMEKSWAEQDLTVMISTKLNRSHIFPGKSAYILPCLGRAEVDEQASGPQAVSTEDSFSMISGSTGHRSPISEHLKSELAIITGIAKALLPENPKVKWEAWTVDYSLVRDLIEQTYPNDFGDFNARMFEPGGFYRGIAAHERIWKTPEKKALFTTPERLTSLGFDAKPGRYSLLTMRSNDQFNTTIYGYSDRFHGIEGTRDVLLMNPDDIKRAGLSGGDRVQMITDLDDGVDRRLGGLVLTPYQIPAGTVASYYPECNVLVPVSHHDQLSKTPGSKSVPVRIERETGEPAV from the coding sequence ATGAGCAATAAGAATGACATCGTCACCGGTAAGGGACCAGCCGGTGGCTGGGGGTCGCTGAAAGGCATCGCCAGTATCTCTATTGAATCGTCGGCCTCACTTTCCGCTGCGGACACACTGCGCCGGATGAACAAGCCTGGTGGCCTTATGTGCCCGTCCTGCGCCTGGCCCAAGCCCAAGAACTACAGCGAGTTCGAGTTCTGCGAAAACGGCGCAAAAGCGGTCATGTGGGAATTGACAACAGACCGCTGCACGCCCGCATTCTGGGAAACACACACGGTGCAACAGCTTCGTAGCTGGACCGATCATGAGCTGGAGAAAACCGGCAGGCTGACCCACCCCCTGCGTTATAACCCACAAAGCGACCGCTATGAAGAAACCGACTGGGAATCGGCGTTCAAAGACATCGCGCATACCCTCAATGCACTCGATCCCGAAAGCGCGGTTTTCTATGCCTCCGGTCATGCCGGGCTTGAGGCTGCCTATCTCTACGCATTGATGGCGCGACTGCACGGCAATAACAATCTGCCGCAAAGCTCGAATATGTGCCACGAGACCACCTCAGTTGGCCTTAGCAAGGTGATTGGCTCTCCCGTCGGCACCATCATCTGGGAAGACCTGGAACAGGCCGATGCCTTCTTCTTCTTCGGTCAAAATCCTGGCACCAACAGCCCCCGCTTTCTTCACCCCCTGAAAGATGCAAAAAAACGCGGCGCTAAAATTGTCACCTTCAACCCCATTATCGAGCAGGGGTTGGTGGCGTTTGTAGATCCCCAGAATGCCATTGATATGACCACGGGGCGCCAAACCAAAATCTCCGACCAATATCACCAGTTGAGCTCCGGTGGCGATGTGGCGGCCATCATGGGTATTTGCAAATATGTCATCGAAGCGGACAAGGCCGCTCAACGCAATGGCAAGAAACGTATCATCGATGTGGCCTTCATTGAGGAGCACACCCAAGGCTTCGACAGCTTCCTGAACTCGGTTGAGGCTGCCGACTGGAGCCATATCGAAGTCGGTAGCGGGCTCACGAGGCAAGCACTGAAAGAAGCCGCCGACGTGTATATAAAGGCGGAACGCGTCATTGGCGTTTACGGCATGGGACTCACCCAGCACACCCACGGCTCGGTGAATGTGGGCATGCTAGTCAATTTGCTGATGCTCAGAGGCAACATGGGTCGGCTTGGCGCGGGTATTTGCCCGGTGCGCGGGCACTCCAACGTTCAGGGCCAGCGAACCGTAGGCATCGCAGAGAAAGCCGGCCTTATTCCCATGGACAAGCTGCGCGAGCTTTTCGACTTTAATCCGCCCTTAAAAGACGGTGTGAACATTGTCGAGATGGTCGAGGGTTTGATCGCCGGATCGGTCAAAGCGAGTATTTGTTTGGGTGGCAATCTGCTGCGCGCCGTGCCAGACCAGCAACGGATGGAAAAGAGCTGGGCCGAGCAGGACTTGACGGTGATGATTTCTACCAAGCTTAATCGCAGCCATATTTTTCCTGGCAAGTCGGCCTATATATTGCCCTGCCTCGGCCGTGCTGAAGTGGACGAACAGGCCAGCGGACCGCAGGCCGTTTCCACCGAAGACAGCTTTTCGATGATTAGCGGTTCTACCGGCCACCGGTCGCCCATATCCGAACACTTGAAAAGCGAACTCGCTATCATCACCGGTATCGCCAAGGCACTGTTGCCAGAGAATCCGAAGGTGAAGTGGGAGGCGTGGACCGTCGATTATTCGCTGGTGCGGGATCTGATCGAGCAAACATACCCCAACGACTTTGGCGATTTCAACGCGCGGATGTTCGAGCCCGGTGGCTTTTATCGAGGCATTGCTGCCCACGAACGAATCTGGAAAACACCGGAGAAAAAAGCACTCTTCACCACGCCAGAGCGGCTGACATCACTGGGATTCGATGCAAAACCAGGCCGTTACAGTTTGCTGACCATGCGTTCAAACGATCAGTTCAACACCACCATCTATGGTTACTCAGATCGTTTTCATGGCATTGAAGGAACGCGGGATGTGCTGTTGATGAACCCGGATGACATTAAACGTGCCGGGCTGTCGGGTGGAGACCGTGTGCAAATGATTACGGACCTGGATGATGGCGTTGACCGTCGTCTTGGCGGGCTGGTGCTAACCCCTTACCAGATTCCCGCAGGCACCGTGGCGTCATACTACCCGGAGTGCAATGTGCTGGTGCCGGTCAGCCATCATGATCAGCTATCGAAAACGCCGGGGTCGAAGTCTGTTCCGGTAAGGATTGAACGGGAAACCGGTGAACCGGCAGTTTAA
- a CDS encoding PLDc N-terminal domain-containing protein, with product MDSLFSSVGNAFGGLLSLVWLVIIILAIVKVAKSRASTIAKVIWIVVLLAFPLVGFIIWLLFGPRG from the coding sequence ATGGATAGCCTGTTTAGTAGTGTAGGTAATGCCTTCGGTGGTTTGCTGAGCCTGGTTTGGCTGGTCATCATTATCCTGGCCATCGTTAAAGTAGCAAAGAGCCGGGCCAGCACCATCGCCAAAGTGATCTGGATTGTTGTGCTGCTTGCGTTTCCCTTGGTTGGCTTCATCATCTGGTTACTGTTTGGTCCCCGGGGATAG
- a CDS encoding aldehyde dehydrogenase family protein codes for MMDTTKFYINGKWVTPEGTQTIDVINPSDETGFAKITLGSEADTNMAVSAAKSAFPAWSMSTREQRIGLLERLLETYSARAEEMAQTISKEMGAPINLARTAQVGAGAAHLKNTIRALKTFNFEHALGDHAPENRIMHEPVGVCALITPWNWPMNQIMLKVPAAIAAGCTVVLKPSEISPLSAMLLAEMIDSTGFPDGVFNLVNGDGEGVGSQLSKHPDIDLVSFTGSTRAGKAITIAAADTVKRVGLELGGKGANIIFADADDKAITRGVRHCFANSGQSCNAPTRMLVEKSLYKQAVETAALIASKTDVGPADVDGRQIGPVVSDQQFQKIQALIKQGIAEGATLVSGGEGRPEGLEKGYFVRPTVFADVTPEMTIWSEEIFGPVLAITSFETEEEAVKLANDTHYGLTNYIQTSDKEKAHRLARQLRSGMIEINGKSGSSGFPFGGMKQSGNGSREGGVWGLEEFLEVKSVTDW; via the coding sequence ATTATGGATACGACCAAGTTCTACATTAACGGAAAATGGGTAACGCCTGAGGGCACTCAAACGATAGATGTCATCAACCCTTCTGATGAAACCGGGTTTGCCAAGATCACTCTGGGCTCTGAAGCTGATACGAATATGGCCGTCAGCGCCGCAAAAAGCGCATTCCCGGCCTGGTCGATGTCGACCAGAGAACAACGTATTGGCCTGCTAGAGCGCTTGCTGGAAACCTACAGCGCGCGTGCTGAAGAGATGGCACAAACCATCAGTAAAGAAATGGGAGCACCCATCAATTTGGCAAGAACGGCCCAAGTGGGTGCCGGCGCTGCGCATTTGAAAAACACCATTCGTGCTTTAAAAACCTTCAACTTTGAGCACGCCCTGGGTGACCACGCGCCAGAAAACAGAATCATGCACGAACCGGTGGGCGTTTGCGCTCTGATAACCCCCTGGAACTGGCCGATGAACCAGATCATGCTGAAAGTGCCAGCTGCCATTGCGGCTGGCTGCACAGTGGTTCTCAAGCCGTCAGAGATTTCACCCTTGTCCGCAATGCTGCTGGCAGAAATGATCGACAGTACGGGCTTTCCGGACGGCGTGTTCAACCTGGTTAATGGCGATGGCGAAGGCGTTGGCTCGCAACTATCAAAGCACCCGGATATTGATCTGGTCAGCTTTACCGGTTCAACCCGTGCCGGCAAGGCCATCACCATTGCCGCAGCAGACACCGTGAAACGAGTTGGCCTGGAGCTGGGTGGCAAAGGCGCTAACATCATTTTTGCCGACGCCGATGACAAAGCCATCACTCGTGGCGTGCGCCATTGCTTCGCGAACTCAGGCCAATCCTGCAACGCGCCCACACGGATGCTTGTCGAGAAATCACTTTACAAGCAGGCTGTTGAAACCGCGGCATTGATTGCCAGCAAAACAGACGTTGGCCCAGCAGACGTAGACGGGCGCCAAATCGGCCCGGTGGTCTCTGACCAACAGTTCCAGAAAATTCAGGCACTGATCAAACAGGGGATAGCAGAAGGCGCGACGCTGGTATCCGGTGGCGAAGGCCGGCCAGAAGGGCTGGAAAAGGGCTACTTTGTAAGGCCAACGGTTTTCGCGGACGTTACACCTGAAATGACCATCTGGAGCGAAGAGATTTTCGGCCCGGTTCTGGCCATCACGTCGTTTGAAACAGAAGAAGAAGCAGTAAAGCTGGCGAACGATACCCACTACGGGCTGACCAACTACATCCAGACCTCCGATAAAGAAAAAGCTCACCGGTTGGCGCGGCAACTGCGGTCGGGCATGATCGAAATTAACGGCAAATCCGGATCTTCAGGCTTCCCGTTTGGCGGCATGAAGCAATCTGGCAACGGCAGCCGCGAAGGCGGCGTATGGGGGCTGGAAGAGTTTCTGGAAGTTAAATCTGTTACCGACTGGTAA
- a CDS encoding mechanosensitive ion channel family protein has protein sequence MTFDGVRHVGGSLLASAGIGGIVLGFAARPVLGNLLAGVQIALTQPFRIDDVLHVQDEWCWVEEVTATYVVLRVWDLRRMIVPLQWFIENPFENWSRNSADLMGTVFLSLDYAMPVQPLREKFARLLRQSFLWDGKTETVQVTDSNERALQIRFLMSASNSSKAWDLRCAVREGLVAFVQANYPEYLPRVRARLVDDPDAALDS, from the coding sequence ATGACCTTTGACGGCGTGCGCCACGTTGGTGGCAGCCTGCTGGCTTCCGCCGGCATTGGCGGTATTGTTTTGGGTTTCGCGGCCCGCCCGGTGCTGGGCAATCTGCTGGCGGGCGTGCAGATTGCGCTGACCCAGCCGTTCCGTATAGATGATGTACTCCATGTTCAGGATGAGTGGTGCTGGGTCGAGGAAGTGACAGCGACTTACGTGGTGTTGCGGGTTTGGGACTTGCGCCGGATGATCGTGCCGTTGCAGTGGTTTATCGAGAATCCGTTTGAAAACTGGTCGCGCAATAGTGCCGACCTGATGGGTACGGTTTTTCTCTCACTCGATTACGCCATGCCGGTGCAGCCCTTGCGCGAGAAGTTCGCGCGGCTGCTCAGACAATCTTTCCTGTGGGACGGAAAAACGGAGACGGTGCAGGTGACCGACTCGAACGAGCGGGCGTTACAGATACGCTTCCTGATGAGCGCCTCGAATTCCAGCAAAGCCTGGGATTTACGTTGCGCGGTGCGGGAGGGGTTGGTGGCCTTTGTTCAGGCCAACTATCCGGAGTATTTGCCAAGGGTTCGAGCGCGGCTGGTGGATGATCCAGACGCTGCCCTTGATTCGTAA